A genome region from Candidatus Parcubacteria bacterium includes the following:
- a CDS encoding GNAT family N-acetyltransferase — MKKNSQIIKIKKATHKDIGLFWDLFKVSVKKQFPEYPIKARNLFLKKYYTKNNLKQLVKNKTITLLIAIDNNEIIGYLIANSPYGGVSSIIWLAVKDSSQNKGIGSNLLKKYEAIAKKQGIHKILLLITDKQRSKFYKKNGYKLVGYIPQSYFGVDDWWFYKEIQTPKY; from the coding sequence ATGAAAAAGAACAGTCAGATAATTAAAATAAAAAAGGCAACCCACAAGGATATTGGTCTGTTTTGGGATTTATTTAAGGTTAGTGTAAAAAAACAATTCCCAGAATATCCTATTAAAGCAAGAAATCTTTTTCTAAAAAAATATTATACGAAGAATAATTTAAAACAATTGGTCAAAAATAAAACAATTACCCTTCTTATTGCTATAGATAATAACGAAATTATTGGTTATCTTATAGCTAACTCTCCTTACGGTGGTGTCTCTTCTATTATATGGCTTGCTGTTAAAGATTCATCTCAAAATAAAGGTATCGGCAGTAACCTCCTGAAAAAATATGAAGCTATTGCTAAAAAACAGGGGATTCATAAAATTCTCCTTTTAATAACAGACAAACAGAGATCTAAATTTTATAAGAAAAATGGATATAAATTAGTAGGATATATTCCTCAAAGCTACTTTGGGGTAGATGATTGGTGGTTCTATAAAGAAATTCAAACTCCAAAATATTAA